The following proteins are encoded in a genomic region of Nakaseomyces glabratus chromosome J, complete sequence:
- a CDS encoding aldo-keto reductase superfamily protein (CAGL0J09394g~Ortholog(s) have alditol:NADP+ 1-oxidoreductase activity, alpha-keto amide reductase activity, alpha-keto ester reductase activity and indole-3-acetaldehyde reductase (NADH) activity, more) has protein sequence MVKQEFFKLNNGHEMPGVAIVGTGTKWHKVNETDENFSQTLVDQLKYALSLPGVVHLDAAEFYMTYREVGRALAETSKPRDEIFITDKYWTLSKVTENPIVGLETGLKRLGLEYVDLYLLHSPFISKETNGFSLEEAWGMMEELYHSGKAKNIGVSNFAKEDLERVLKVCKVKPQVNQIEFNAFLQNQTPGIYNFCKQNDIQLAAYSPLGPLQKKPADGNSQPFYSYINKLAQHYNKTPGQVLLRWVTKRGVVAVTTSEKKERIKQAQEIFEFDLKDDEVTEITKLGLDHEPLRLYWHDQYNKYNSESQKA, from the coding sequence ATGGTTAAGCAAGAATTCTTTAAGCTGAACAATGGCCATGAGATGCCCGGTGTGGCCATCGTTGGTACCGGTACCAAGTGGCACAAGGTTAATGAGACAGATGAGAACTTCTCACAGACACTGGTAGATCAATTGAAATACGCTCTGTCTCTGCCAGGTGTTGTTCATCTGGATGCCGCTGAATTTTATATGACCTATAGAGAGGTCGGAAGAGCACTAGCTGAGACTTCGAAGCCCAGAGATGAGATATTCATCACTGATAAATACTGGACTTTGAGCAAAGTTACTGAGAATCCCATTGTAGGTTTAGAGACTGGGTTGAAAAGACTCGGATTAGAGTACGTAGACTTGTACCTGTTGCATAGTCCCTTTATCTCTAAGGAAACCAACGGGTTCTCATTAGAGGAGGCCTGGGGTATGATGGAGGAATTATATCACAGTGGTAAAGCCAAGAATATTGGCGTCTCCAACTTTGCTAAGGAGGACTTAGAGAGAGTTTTGAAGGTCTGCAAAGTCAAGCCACAGGTCAATCAAATTGAGTTTAATGCCTTCTTACAAAACCAAACTCCTGGTATCTACAACTTTTGCAAGCAAAATGACATTCAATTAGCTGCATATTCTCCTCTAGGTCCTTTACAGAAAAAGCCAGCCGACGGTAATTCACAACCATTTTATAGCTATATCAACAAGCTGGCACAGCACTACAACAAAACCCCCGGTCAGGTTTTGTTGAGATGGGTTACCAAGAGAGGTGTCGTTGCTGTTACCACTTCTGAGAAGAAGGAGAGAATTAAACAAGCTCAGGagatatttgaatttgatttgaaagatgatgaagttACTGAAATTACTAAACTAGGTCTAGACCACGAGCCTTTGAGACTGTATTGGCATGATCAATACAATAAGTACAACTCAGAGTCCCAGAAGGCCTAA
- the SNA4 gene encoding Sna4p (CAGL0J09416g~Ortholog(s) have fungal-type vacuole lumen, fungal-type vacuole membrane localization) produces MCCCTFPDFLLMLLAFIFPPAAVVIRSGIASSDLVLNMLLTMCGFVPGCIHAIYYISMTSPLRNDDYSTRYQQGWIDSERLVSSNSDTRPVPLATHDPTPQVESSQGETPQATNDEVSRGYDVQTPLLNDPGYIVDNKKGGMPPPYSP; encoded by the coding sequence ATGTGTTGCTGTACATTTCCTGACTTTCTCCTGATGCTACTAGCTTTCATATTCCCACCAGCCGCTGTGGTGATAAGGTCGGGAATAGCCTCTTCTGATCTAGTGCTGAATATGCTTTTGACCATGTGTGGGTTCGTACCCGGCTGTATTCATGCCATATACTATATTTCGATGACTAGTCCACTAAGAAATGATGACTACTCAACCAGATACCAACAAGGCTGGATAGACAGCGAAAGACTTGTTTCCAGTAATAGCGACACAAGGCCTGTACCACTGGCCACTCACGATCCAACCCCACAAGTTGAATCATCCCAAGGGGAAACCCCACAAGCTACAAATGATGAAGTATCGAGAGGTTATGATGTACAAACACCTCTCCTCAACGATCCTGGTTATATTGTCGATAACAAGAAGGGGGGCATGCCACCTCCATATAGTCCCTGA
- a CDS encoding zinc finger CCHC domain-containing protein (CAGL0J09460g~Ortholog(s) have polynucleotide adenylyltransferase activity) has translation MTSLSEVETMDTLPFVKDTTPMSNDDIKVVAPSIEQVGNDPNELRFLRGEGRYFGLDDSEGIKEPEPKCRNCSQRGHFKRDCPHVICTFCGSMDDHYSQHCPKAIKCANCNKVGHYRSQCPNKWKRVFCTLCNSKLHDRDRCPSLWRSYLLREELTGKGNKKKLDLDTDAIYCYNCGGNGHFGDDCNQRRSSRVPKDDGSAFAGNNLRDELRTKYYKKLDQERGKKGRKNNSKVKGNHKRFDDNNNFNYDDYEYDDSIYDEWDNSQLDRKYSGSTKKKNTNKKQKKNNNSHRDPLEFPRSKRNDFNDNSKRGNFSRNDDKAKAKNMRWNNSKKNRKSYRSTERN, from the coding sequence ATGACATCTCTTTCAGAAGTTGAGACGATGGATACACTTCCATTTGTGAAAGATACAACGCCTATGAGTAATGATGATATAAAAGTTGTCGCACCATCCATTGAACAAGTTGGAAACGATCCCAATGAACTGCGGTTTCTCCGTGGTGAAGGAAGATATTTTGGTTTAGATGACTCCGAAGGTATTAAGGAACCGGAACCTAAATGCCGGAATTGTTCTCAAAGAGGGCACTTCAAGAGAGATTGTCCTCATGTGATATGTACCTTTTGTGGGTCAATGGATGACCACTATTCTCAACACTGCCCCAAGGCGATTAAGTGTGCCAATTGTAATAAAGTAGGCCATTATAGATCTCAATGTCCAAATAAATGGAAAAGGGTGTTTTGCACTCTTTGTAACAGTAAGCTACATGATAGAGACAGATGCCCATCGCTTTGGAGGTCGTATTTACTAAGAGAAGAGTTAACTGGTAAGGgcaacaagaaaaaactaGATCTGGATACAGATGCCATATATTGCTATAATTGTGGTGGCAATGGCCATTTTGGTGATGACTGTAATCAAAGGAGATCATCAAGAGTACCGAAGGATGATGGTAGTGCATTCGCTGGCAATAATTTGAGAGATGAGTTACGAACAAAGTACTATAAAAAATTGGACCAAGAGAGAGGCAAAAAAGGTAGGAAGAATAACAGTAAGGTGAAAGGAAACCATAAGAGGTTTGATGACAAtaacaatttcaattacGACGACTATGAATATGACGATAGCATTTACGATGAATGGGACAACTCGCAACTGGATAGGAAGTACAGTGGTAGcacaaaaaagaagaataccaacaagaaacagaagaaaaacaacaatTCCCATCGGGATCCATTAGAGTTTCCAAGATCCAAAAGAAACGattttaatgataatagCAAAAGAGGTAACTTTTCTAGGAACGATGATAAAGCTAAGGCTAAAAACATGAGATGGAACAATTCTAAGAAAAATCGGAAATCATATAGGAGcacagaaagaaattga
- the RMI1 gene encoding Rmi1p (CAGL0J09482g~Ortholog(s) have enzyme activator activity, four-way junction DNA binding, single-stranded DNA binding activity), with amino-acid sequence MSLSDILPNDITTITSLGSFKATPGTRENTIYQALCNVPWLDGLGRAQIIETKMLAVDRDLLFQIMMVENISKSKVTQIDDMKTTIDPRNQRVDRLHNSNPNGPSKKYKVINEVNIEEDDGNGSTESNGVIGGEKVMYKLTLQSRSGQIFYAINLKPISWPLAVLGSKIVIKKGTKFSRGMFLLAEDNAIFVGGMVKKWNEDKDLKILEYLETKANKENERLQALKDSRKRKR; translated from the coding sequence ATGTCTCTATCAGATATTCTCCCGAATGATATAACAACAATTACTAGCCTGGGGAGCTTCAAGGCCACACCTGGCACACGAGAAAATACTATATACCAAGCATTGTGTAATGTTCCTTGGTTGGATGGTCTTGGCAGAGCTCAGATCATTGAAACTAAGATGCTTGCTGTGGACAGGGACCTTCTTTTTCAGATCATGATGGTTGAGAATATAAGTAAATCTAAAGTGACTCAAATAGATGATATGAAGACTACAATTGATCCCAGAAATCAGCGGGTAGATAGACTCCATAATAGTAACCCCAATGGTCCTAGCAAGAAATATAAAGTCATCAATGAGGTaaatattgaagaagacgatGGTAATGGAAGCACTGAATCAAATGGAGTGATCGGCGGAGAGAAAGTAATGTATAAATTGACTTTACAAAGCAGGTCCGgacaaatattttatgcAATAAATCTCAAGCCTATATCATGGCCTTTAGCTGTCTTGGGATCAAAAATCGTAATAAAAAAAGGTACAAAATTTAGTAGAGGCATGTTTTTGCTGGCCGAGGACAATGCTATATTTGTAGGTGGAATGGTAAAGAAATGGAATGAAGATAAAgacttgaaaatattagaatATCTAGAGACTAAAGCAAATAAGGAAAACGAACGCTTGCAGGCCTTGAAGGACTCtaggaagaggaagaggtAG
- the MET12 gene encoding methylenetetrahydrofolate reductase (NAD(P)H) MET12 (CAGL0J09504g~Ortholog(s) have methylenetetrahydrofolate reductase (NAD(P)H) activity and role in methionine biosynthetic process, one-carbon metabolic process) yields MSICKTFSDRDGPLISLEFFPPKTESGKRNLLERMERMSALDPLFITVTWGAGGSTSEKTLELAQIAQRDLNVPICMHLTCTNMDTTLIKEALDACRSYGIKNILALRGDAPIEDQWDDKTINSSEGPEFRYAVDLVRYIKENYGDEFCIGVAAYPEGHCEGEAEGNEQDPLKDLVFLKEKIDAGAQFVITQLFYDVSKFLDFEKMFREQISETIPVFPGLMPINSFSLFHRAARLSHASIPKAVLDRFPQEIQNDDGIVKSIGVDVLIDIIEEIYSKTNGRVKCFHFYTLNLEKAVAQIVSQSSTLSKILEESDNEEDQVVSQDEDGDIVLVDQHEENPLKFKRRRQSSSVSADVIFNRAIINRGKTDRNESSELASKKLVVSISRGSGVLGRDATWDEFPNGRFGDSRSPAYGEIDGYGPSLKVSNKRAYELWGSPTSIRDLKAVFVKYLEGSIQSLPWCDLGLSPETALIQEELIQLNYRGYLTLASQPCTNASSSTDKIFGWGPSKGHVYQKAFIEMFVHRQQWKTILKPKLDYYGRRKFSYYAGDSKGSFETNLDPHSSNVVTWGVFPNSQVIQTTIIEEESFKAWRDEAFSIWSEWAKLFPRNTPSNTLLREVHSDYYLVSIVHHDFIETDELWDLLLD; encoded by the coding sequence ATGTCGATCTGTAAAACTTTCAGTGATCGTGATGGTCCTCTGATATCTCTGGAATTTTTCCCCCCAAAGACTGAATCAGGTAAGAGGAACTTACTGGAGCGTATGGAGAGAATGTCAGCACTGGATCCTTTGTTCATAACTGTGACATGGGGTGCCGGCGGTAGCACTTCTGAGAAGACACTGGAGTTGGCACAGATTGCACAGCGTGATCTAAATGTGCCTATCTGTATGCATTTGACCTGTACAAACATGGATACCACTCTCATCAAGGAAGCTCTGGACGCATGTAGATCATATGGTATTAAGAATATTTTGGCTCTTCGTGGTGATGCTCCTATCGAGGACCAATGGGATGATAAGACTATTAATAGTTCTGAAGGACCTGAATTTAGATATGCTGTTGATCTGGTAAGATATATAAAGGAAAACTACGGTGATGAGTTCTGTATCGGTGTCGCAGCATATCCCGAAGGACATTGTGAAGGCGAGGCTGAGGGTAATGAACAAGATCCTCTGAAGGACCTGgtttttttgaaagagaagattGATGCAGGAGCGCAATTTGTCATAACTCAGCTATTTTATGAtgtatcaaaatttttggatttCGAAAAAATGTTCAGAGAGCAAATATCTGAAACTATTCCAGTCTTTCCCGGTTTAATGCCCATTAACTCTTTCAGTTTATTCCATAGAGCGGCAAGACTGTCTCATGCATCCATTCCGAAGGCCGTGTTGGATAGATTCCCACAGGAGATCCAAAACGATGATGGTATTGTCAAATCAATTGGTGTGGATGTTTTAATCGATATAATTGAAGAGATATACTCGAAAACTAATGGTAGAGTGAAGTGTTTCCACTTTTATACTTTAAATTTGGAGAAGGCGGTAGCTCAAATTGTTTCCCAATCTTCTActctatcaaaaatattagaagagagtgataatgaagaagatcaagTAGTATCACaggatgaagatggtgaTATTGTATTAGTTGATCAACATGAAGAGAATCCATTAAAGTTTAAGAGGCGTAGGCAGTCAAGCTCTGTCTCTGCTGATGTAATCTTCAATAGGGCAATAATAAACCGTGGAAAAACGGATAGAAACGAATCATCAGAATTAGCATCAAAGAAACTAGTTGTTTCTATTTCTAGAGGCTCAGGTGTTCTAGGTAGAGATGCTACTTGGGATGAATTTCCTAATGGTAGATTTGGTGACTCTAGATCACCAGCATATGGTGAGATTGATGGTTACGGACCTTCCTTGAAAGTCAGCAATAAAAGAGCTTATGAATTGTGGGGATCACCAACTTCTATTAGAGATTTAAAGGCTGTTTTTGTGAAGTATTTAGAAGGCTCAATACAGTCGTTGCCATGGTGCGACTTAGGCCTGTCACCTGAAACTGCATTAATTCAGGAAGAACTAATTCAACTTAATTACAGAGGATATTTAACTCTGGCATCACAGCCATGCACTAATGCGTCTTCAAGTACcgataaaatatttggatGGGGTCCTAGCAAAGGCCATGTTTATCAAAAAGCATTTATTGAAATGTTTGTGCACCGACAACAATGGAAAACAATACTTAAGCCTAAACTCGATTATTATGGCCGCCGTAAGTTTAGTTACTATGCGGGAGATTCAAAAGGTTCTTTTGAAACCAATTTGGACCCTCATAGCTCTAATGTTGTTACGTGGGGTGTGTTCCCAAACAGTCAAGTTATTCAAACTACAataattgaagaagaatctTTTAAAGCCTGGAGAGATGAGGCCTTTAGTATTTGGTCTGAATGGGCCAAGTTATTTCCTAGGAACACACCATCCAACACTTTATTAAGAGAAGTACATTCCGACTACTATTTGGTTTCAATTGTACACCATGATTTTATCGAAACTGATGAACTATGGGATCTATTGTTAGACTGA
- the RAD1 gene encoding ssDNA endodeoxyribonuclease RAD1 (CAGL0J09526g~Ortholog(s) have 3' overhang single-stranded DNA endodeoxyribonuclease activity, single-stranded DNA binding, single-stranded DNA endodeoxyribonuclease activity) — MQLFVQDDSDDELQLELSQQEEQKQKQFNDSRRLIDETQQKNDEQVSVVSETTVYSPNDEDAILYPLIPDDLDESTEFKPNIEDIRPVDIQLNLSLPFQQQIIEDVLATDDPLVIMGKGLGMVPIVSNLLHVLATPTVIKGQLKRSLVVVLNATGSENRQISEELEELNWLVNADDNAGPFASIDEDDDDDPKYSIFNEVTAETLSVEKRRQLYLKGGIVSVTSRIFIVDLLSGTIHPNRITGFVVLNADNLRNFSNESFILEIYRSKNRWGFIKAFSNNPESFSMSFSPLINKMKELHLKNVLLWPRFRIEVSASLNNEKVINGQIRSDKVIEVRINPTNAMSQIQFGLMGCLKKCIEELTRKNTEISIEYWNIENILDANFIRSIDAIMVPNWHRISFESKQLVKDIKYLKRLLKMLYSSDAVDFYEEVQLSLEANKPSLGRKYSESPWLMAEESQLVISYARQRIFNGQDYVLEELPKWDQLLSILDDIAYEKTTRNIEGSTLIVCNNNTTVLQLRRVISKYDNEFGMRNIMLSKLEWYKMKREERKRIVRDFKKEETEPEVQLSVSSSFAKEEVVTKRRRTRGAAAVAAVQKLHSAGSGIDIEDVIENYDFNAEAQGTMKSTSDDLIEDYRVEEQEGYYNVEDEGEYDDFENSTLFKEFMKREADLIDQTMQKKKENFEYLDRQDQLLIETFSRIGDDVLFEEMMPSYIIMYEPDLAFIRKVEIFRALKRENPPKIFFLYYGDSAEEQTHLLSIKKEKDAFSKLIRENATLAQRFEAQTDLSHFKNLAERKLKLSNIRKTNTRTAGGQLGLRELTQDVVLVDTREFNAALPGLLFRYGVRVIPCMLTVGDYVLTPDICVERKSISDLIGSLQNHRLEAQCKKMSKHYKYPTLMIEFDEGQSFSLEPFSERRLYRSRDSSTTHPISNKLSQDDIQMKLCKLVMKFPGLRIMWCSSPLQSVNIILELKLGREQPDPNIAIELGLHRKMGLSEKSIDNEQSFKKLLSIPVLSKIDYFNIRKKVKTFRKLTKMRLIDIQNVVGNEMVATKVYEFLHNDDNDDDDYDISDLD; from the coding sequence ATGCAATTGTTTGTACAAGACGACTCCGATGATGAGTTGCAATTGGAGCTGTCCCAGCAAGAGGAACAGAAGCAGAAACAGTTCAATGATTCACGTAGACTCATAGATGAGACTCAACAGAAGAACGATGAGCAAGTATCTGTGGTTAGTGAGACCACTGTCTACAGTCcaaatgatgaagacgCTATACTCTATCCACTAATTCCAGATGATCTTGATGAATCAACTGAGTTCAAGCCCAATATTGAGGATATAAGGCCTGTTGACATACAATTGAATCTATCGTTGCCGTTTCAGCAGCAAATCATTGAGGATGTGCTTGCTACTGATGATCCTTTAGTAATTATGGGTAAAGGGCTTGGTATGGTCCCCATTGTGTCTAATCTGCTTCACGTACTAGCCACTCCTACTGTTATAAAAGGGCAATTGAAGCGCTCCCTTGTGGTTGTCTTGAATGCCACCGGGTCAGAGAATCGGCAAATATCAGAAGAGCTTGAGGAGTTGAATTGGCTAGTAAATGCAGATGATAATGCTGGGCCCTTTGCTAGCatagatgaagatgacgatgatgacCCTAAGTACTCAATATTTAATGAAGTCACGGCGGAAACTCTAAGTGTGGAGAAAAGAAGGCAATTATATTTAAAGGGTGGTATTGTCAGTGTTACGTCTCGGATATTTATCGTTGATTTGCTTTCAGGAACTATACATCCAAACAGAATAACTGGTTTCGTAGTTTTAAATGCTGATAACTTGAGAAATTTTTCGAATGAATCGTTTATTTTGGAGATATACAGATCAAAGAATAGATGGGGTTTCATAAAAGCGTTTTCAAATAACCCAGAATCATTTTCGATGTCTTTTTCTCCATTgataaataaaatgaaagagCTTCATCTTAAGAATGTTCTTTTATGGCCTCGATTTAGGATTGAGGTATCTGCCTCACTCAACAATGAAAAAGTTATCAATGGTCAGATTAGGTCGGATAAGGTTATTGAAGTGCGTATTAACCCCACTAATGCAATGTCACAGATACAATTTGGCCTAATGGGTTGTTTGAAGAAATGTATAGAAGAATTGACACGGAAAAATACAGAAATATCGATAGAATATTGGAATATCGAGAATATTTTGGATGCAAACTTTATCAGATCTATAGATGCGATAATGGTGCCAAATTGGCAcagaatttcttttgaatcAAAACAATTGGTTAAGGATATCAAGTATTTGAAGAGATTATTAAAGATGCTCTACTCCAGTGATGCAGTTGATTTTTACGAAGAGGTACAGCTTAGTTTAGAAGCTAATAAGCCGAGTTTGGGTAGAAAATACTCAGAATCGCCATGGTTAATGGCAGAGGAATCTCAATTAGTTATTTCATATGCTAGACAAAGAATTTTCAACGGTCAGGATTATGTTTTAGAGGAACTTCCTAAATGGGATCAGTTACTAAGTATACTTGATGATATTGCCTATGAGAAAACAACTAGAAATATTGAAGGTTCTACCCTAATTGTTTGTAATAATAACACCACTGTGTTGCAGCTAAGGCGGGTAATCTCAAAATATGATAATGAGTTTGGTATGCGTAACATTATGCTAAGTAAACTTGAATGGTACAAAATGAAGAGAGAGGAGCGTAAAAGAATTGTTCGagatttcaagaaagaagaaaccgAGCCTGAAGTACAGCTATCTGTCAGTTCCTCTTTTGCCAAGGAGGAAGTAGTGaccaaaagaagaaggactCGTGGGGCTGCCGCTGTAGCTGCTGTGCAAAAACTACATAGTGCTGGTTCAGGCATTGATATAGAGGATGTGATTGAAAATTACGATTTTAATGCGGAAGCACAGGGAACTATGAAATCTACGTCCGATGATTTGATAGAAGATTACAGGGTAGAGGAACAAGAGGGTTATTATAACgttgaagatgaaggaGAGTACGATGACTTTGAAAACAGTACTTTATTCAAGGAGTTTATGAAAAGAGAAGCTGATCTAATTGATCAAACAatgcaaaagaagaaggaaaattTTGAGTACTTGGATAGACAGGATCAATTACTGATAGAAACTTTTAGTAGGATAGGTGATGACGTTTTATTTGAGGAGATGATGCCATCTTATATTATCATGTATGAACCTGACTTAGCGTTTATTAGAAAAGTCGAAATCTTCAGAGCTTTAAAAAGAGAGAACCCtccaaaaatattttttctgtACTATGGTGATAGTGCAGAAGAACAAACTCACCTTCTTTCTataaaaaaggaaaaagatGCTTTTAGTAAATTAATTAGAGAAAATGCAACTTTAGCACAGAGATTTGAAGCTCAGACGGATCTCTcacatttcaaaaatctTGCTGAAAGAAAGCTTAAGCTATCCAATATCCGGAAAACTAATACTAGAACTGCAGGTGGTCAACTTGGCCTGCGAGAGCTAACTCAAGATGTAGTATTGGTAGATACTAGAGAATTTAATGCCGCGTTGCCGGGTTTGCTGTTTCGATATGGGGTAAGGGTAATACCATGCATGTTAACTGTCGGTGATTATGTTCTTACACCAGATATTTGCGTTGAAAGGAAATCAATATCTGATCTAATTGGATCTCTCCAAAACCATAGACTTGAGGCGCAATGTAAAAAAATGTCTAAGCACTATAAGTATCCTACGTTGATGATAGAATTTGATGAAGGTCAATCATTTTCACTTGAACCTTTCAGTGAAAGAAGGCTATACAGATCAAGGGATTCTTCTACTACACATCCGATATCTAATAAGTTATCTCAAGATGATATTCAAATGAAACTTTGTAAGTTAGTGATGAAGTTCCCAGGACTTAGAATAATGTGGTGTTCTTCTCCCTTGCAATCTGTAAATATCATATTAGAATTAAAACTAGGGAGGGAACAACCGGATCCAAATATAGCAATTGAATTGGGTTTGCATAGGAAAATGGGTTTGTCTGAAAAAAGCATTGACAATGAGCAAAGCTTTAAAAAGCTGTTATCAATTCCGGTCTTGTCTAAAATAGATTACTTTAACATAAGAAAGAAGGTCAAAACTTTTAGGAAACTAACAAAGATGAGGCTTATTGACATCCAGAATGTTGTTGGGAATGAAATGGTCGCCACAAAAGTGTATGAATTCTTGCATAATGATGATAACGACGATGATGACTATGATATAAGTGATTTAGATTAA